In a genomic window of Methylobacter sp. YRD-M1:
- the nagZ gene encoding beta-N-acetylhexosaminidase — translation MTHNYPIGPIMLDVEGLTLAPHEKEVINHPNTGAVILFSRNYESPEQVTELIANIRAARQGNLLIAVDQEGGRVQRFQKGFTRLPPAARYAEAPELAEPAGWLMAAELLAVGVDFSFAPVLDIDCGVSEIIGNRSFSTDHELATRLSSAFRKGMHAAGMAATGKHFPGHGAVALDSHLTLPVDERDMDSIRNKDLLPFKQLIAEGLEAIMPAHVLYPNIDANPAGFSPFWIQQILRKELNFNGTIFSDDLSMEGAASVGDFPDRARLAQQAGCDMILVCNNPRAAEQVLDSLPVTKDTLREQRLNSMRGKPQMDREQLMNCEKWQKISDQINQTFNHA, via the coding sequence ATGACACATAACTACCCTATCGGCCCGATTATGCTGGATGTTGAGGGTTTGACCCTGGCACCGCATGAAAAAGAAGTCATAAATCATCCCAATACCGGGGCAGTAATACTTTTCTCACGCAATTATGAAAGCCCCGAGCAAGTGACTGAACTGATAGCGAACATTCGCGCTGCACGTCAAGGCAATCTATTAATTGCCGTTGATCAGGAAGGCGGACGAGTTCAGCGTTTCCAGAAAGGCTTTACCCGTCTGCCGCCTGCGGCGCGTTATGCAGAAGCCCCTGAATTGGCCGAACCCGCCGGCTGGCTCATGGCGGCCGAACTGTTGGCTGTCGGCGTCGATTTCAGCTTTGCGCCAGTCCTGGATATTGATTGCGGTGTCAGCGAGATCATCGGCAACCGCTCATTTTCAACAGATCATGAACTGGCAACCCGCTTGTCAAGCGCCTTCAGAAAAGGCATGCATGCCGCCGGCATGGCCGCTACGGGAAAACACTTTCCGGGCCATGGCGCTGTAGCGCTGGATTCGCATCTTACGCTGCCCGTAGACGAACGGGATATGGACAGTATCAGGAATAAAGACCTGCTGCCATTCAAACAACTCATTGCTGAAGGACTGGAAGCCATCATGCCTGCGCATGTGCTCTATCCTAACATTGACGCCAATCCAGCCGGCTTTTCGCCGTTTTGGATACAGCAAATTCTGCGCAAGGAATTAAACTTCAACGGCACCATTTTCAGTGACGACCTCAGCATGGAAGGCGCCGCATCGGTCGGCGATTTCCCTGATCGCGCAAGGCTGGCACAACAGGCCGGCTGCGACATGATACTGGTTTGCAATAATCCGCGTGCCGCAGAACAGGTGCTTGACTCGCTGCCCGTTACCAAAGATACGCTCAGGGAACAACGCCTCAACAGCATGCGGGGCAAACCGCAAATGGACCGCGAGCAGTTAATGAACTGCGAGAAATGGCAAAAAATCTCAGATCAAATCAACCAAACGTTTAATCATGCTTGA
- a CDS encoding hypoxanthine-guanine phosphoribosyltransferase: MLEEIKHVQATADLMYSEQEVETALDKMAQEIDSELADRNPLFLCVMNGGMVTAGKLMTRLKIPLTLDAINASRYQNQTSGGHIEWILKPGTPLKGRTVLLVDDILDEGITLKAIYQYCLEQGAKAVFTAVLVDKILDHEKPIKADFVGLKVENRYLFGYGMDYKGYLRNAAGIYACKE; the protein is encoded by the coding sequence ATGCTTGAAGAAATCAAACACGTACAGGCTACCGCCGATTTAATGTACAGCGAACAGGAAGTTGAGACCGCCCTCGATAAAATGGCCCAGGAAATCGATTCCGAACTCGCCGACCGCAACCCGCTATTCCTCTGCGTCATGAACGGAGGCATGGTTACGGCAGGCAAATTAATGACTCGCTTGAAGATACCGCTTACGCTTGACGCCATCAATGCCAGCCGCTATCAGAACCAGACCTCGGGAGGACATATTGAATGGATTCTTAAGCCAGGCACCCCGCTTAAAGGCAGAACGGTCCTTCTAGTCGACGACATTCTGGATGAAGGCATCACCTTAAAGGCAATTTACCAGTATTGCCTGGAGCAAGGCGCCAAGGCCGTCTTTACCGCCGTACTGGTCGATAAAATTCTCGATCATGAAAAACCGATAAAAGCAGATTTTGTCGGCCTGAAAGTTGAAAACCGTTACCTGTTCGGCTATGGCATGGACTACAAAGGT